The Rhodoferax sediminis genome has a segment encoding these proteins:
- a CDS encoding glutathione S-transferase family protein — MIQLHYYPSTAAMAPHILLEEIGAPFELVLVDRAHDVHKTQQYLQLNPNGLIPSLTQGDLVLYESAAICLHLCDTHPQAALAPPVGTAQRAHFYKWLMWLTNTLQATLIVYFYPERWVNAGNAVGVAEVRAHAESKVRVLLGLLERELAHHGGPWLLGDSYTALDPYAMMLCRWTRNFDQPARARTHLGPYLQRVLERPAVQRAFATEQIAQPWV; from the coding sequence ATGATCCAGCTGCACTACTACCCCAGCACGGCGGCCATGGCGCCGCACATCCTGCTCGAGGAGATCGGGGCGCCGTTCGAGCTGGTACTGGTGGATCGCGCGCACGATGTGCACAAGACGCAGCAATACCTGCAGCTCAACCCGAACGGCCTGATCCCCAGTTTGACGCAGGGCGACCTGGTGCTGTACGAGTCCGCCGCGATCTGCCTGCATCTGTGCGACACCCACCCGCAGGCCGCGCTGGCCCCGCCCGTCGGCACGGCACAGCGCGCCCACTTCTACAAGTGGCTGATGTGGCTCACCAACACGCTGCAGGCCACACTGATCGTGTACTTTTATCCCGAGCGTTGGGTCAATGCCGGTAACGCCGTGGGTGTGGCCGAGGTGCGGGCGCACGCCGAGTCCAAGGTGCGGGTGTTGCTGGGCCTGCTCGAGCGGGAACTGGCGCACCACGGCGGCCCCTGGCTGCTCGGAGACAGTTATACGGCGCTCGACCCCTACGCGATGATGCTGTGCCGCTGGACGCGCAACTTCGACCAGCCCGCTCGCGCGCGCACGCACCTGGGCCCGTACCTGCAACGCGTGCTGGAGCGCCCCGCGGTGCAACGCGCGTTTGCCACCGAGCAGATCGCCCAGCCCTGGGTTTAG
- a CDS encoding dienelactone hydrolase family protein: MGQFIDLKAADGFVFPAYVAQPAGPAKGGVVVLQEIFGVNSHIRAVADGYAADGYLAVAPATFHRVKPGVELGYTQGDITAGVALKAAVEGLAAPGVLPDIQAAIDYAQQAGKVGVVGYCWGGLLTWRSACLLQGLAAAVPYYGGGMTSAIETARTPRVPVLVHFGEQDHSIPVETARAFAKAQPGVEVKFYAAGHGFNCDQRGAYDAAAATLARTRTLAFFGRHLG; this comes from the coding sequence ATGGGGCAATTTATCGATCTCAAGGCGGCGGACGGCTTTGTCTTTCCCGCCTACGTGGCACAACCGGCGGGGCCGGCCAAGGGCGGCGTGGTGGTCTTGCAGGAAATCTTCGGCGTCAATTCGCACATCCGCGCGGTGGCCGACGGTTACGCGGCCGACGGCTACCTGGCGGTCGCGCCTGCCACTTTTCACCGCGTCAAGCCGGGCGTGGAGCTGGGCTATACGCAGGGCGACATCACGGCCGGCGTGGCGCTGAAAGCCGCCGTGGAGGGCCTGGCCGCACCCGGTGTGCTGCCCGACATCCAGGCCGCCATCGACTATGCACAGCAGGCCGGCAAGGTCGGCGTGGTGGGCTATTGCTGGGGCGGCCTGCTGACATGGCGCTCGGCCTGCCTGCTTCAGGGCCTCGCCGCCGCCGTGCCGTATTACGGCGGTGGCATGACCAGTGCGATCGAGACGGCGCGCACGCCGCGGGTGCCGGTGCTGGTGCATTTCGGCGAGCAGGACCACTCGATTCCGGTGGAGACGGCGCGCGCCTTCGCCAAGGCCCAGCCCGGTGTGGAGGTGAAGTTCTACGCCGCGGGCCATGGTTTCAATTGCGACCAGCGTGGTGCCTACGACGCCGCCGCTGCCACGCTGGCACGCACGCGCACGCTGGCGTTCTTCGGCCGGCACCTGGGCTGA
- a CDS encoding 2-hydroxychromene-2-carboxylate isomerase produces the protein MSLSVDYYFAAQSPWTYLGHPRLVAMARATGAAVRVLPVDLGQVFPVSGGLPLGKRAPQRQAYRLLELQRFSELLALPLTIKPRYFPVSSDDAARLIAAVDTHDGAGAAMKIAGAVFAAVWAQERNIADEKVLAQLLAEQGLSPARLEQSHSQAAHERYEANTRQAIEAGVFGAPSFVVDGELFWGQDRLDFVERKLKAWACR, from the coding sequence TTGAGCCTATCCGTTGACTATTACTTTGCCGCGCAAAGCCCCTGGACCTACCTGGGCCACCCGCGCCTGGTGGCCATGGCCCGCGCCACCGGCGCCGCGGTGCGCGTGCTGCCGGTGGACCTGGGCCAGGTGTTCCCGGTCTCGGGCGGACTGCCGCTGGGCAAACGTGCGCCGCAGCGCCAGGCGTACCGGCTGCTGGAACTGCAGCGTTTCTCCGAGCTGCTGGCGCTGCCTTTGACGATCAAACCCAGATATTTCCCGGTGTCCAGCGACGACGCGGCGCGCCTCATCGCGGCGGTGGACACTCACGACGGCGCCGGGGCCGCGATGAAGATCGCGGGCGCGGTGTTCGCGGCCGTCTGGGCGCAGGAGCGCAACATCGCCGACGAGAAGGTGCTGGCGCAACTGCTGGCCGAACAGGGGCTGAGCCCGGCGCGGCTGGAGCAGTCGCACAGCCAGGCGGCGCACGAACGTTATGAGGCCAACACCCGGCAGGCGATCGAGGCCGGGGTGTTCGGCGCGCCCAGCTTCGTGGTGGACGGCGAGTTGTTCTGGGGCCAGGACCGGCTCGATTTTGTCGAGCGGAAATTGAAGGCCTGGGCGTGCAGGTAA
- a CDS encoding SDR family oxidoreductase — protein MNKVLLVTGGSRGIGAATALLAAQQGYAVAVNYTAHAEAADSVVQRIRAGGGSAIALQADVAQEDQVLAMFAALDAQFGRLTALVNNAGVVDVAARVDEMSVARLKRIFDINVIGSFLCAREAVRRMSTKHGGGGGAIVNVSSAAARLGSPAQYVDYAASKGAIDSFTIGLAKEVAAEGIRVNAVRPGLIETDIHASGGLPGRVAELAHQVPMQRGGTAHEVAQAIVWLLSEAASYTTMSLLEVSGAR, from the coding sequence TTGAACAAGGTTTTACTGGTTACCGGGGGCAGCCGCGGCATCGGCGCCGCCACCGCGCTGCTGGCGGCGCAGCAGGGCTATGCGGTGGCCGTCAACTACACGGCCCACGCCGAGGCGGCCGACAGCGTGGTGCAGAGAATTCGCGCGGGCGGCGGCAGCGCCATCGCGCTGCAGGCCGACGTGGCGCAGGAAGACCAGGTGCTGGCAATGTTCGCCGCCCTGGACGCGCAGTTCGGTCGCCTGACCGCGCTCGTCAACAACGCCGGCGTGGTGGATGTGGCGGCCCGGGTCGACGAGATGAGCGTGGCGCGCCTCAAGCGCATCTTCGACATCAACGTCATCGGCTCGTTTCTGTGCGCGCGCGAGGCGGTGCGCCGCATGAGCACGAAACATGGCGGCGGCGGCGGCGCCATCGTCAACGTCTCGAGCGCCGCCGCGCGGCTCGGCTCTCCGGCGCAGTATGTGGACTACGCGGCCAGCAAGGGCGCGATCGACAGCTTCACCATTGGCCTGGCCAAGGAAGTGGCGGCTGAAGGCATCCGCGTCAACGCGGTGCGCCCGGGCCTGATCGAAACCGACATCCACGCCTCGGGCGGTCTGCCCGGGCGCGTAGCCGAGCTGGCGCATCAGGTGCCGATGCAGCGCGGCGGCACGGCCCACGAGGTGGCGCAGGCCATCGTCTGGCTGCTCTCGGAGGCCGCCAGCTACACCACCATGTCCCTGCTCGAAGTGTCGGGAGCGCGCTGA
- a CDS encoding MarC family protein, protein MDLKPLVTLLAIVNPLAIVPFFIHYTQGFARAQRQRTIWVSSFSAFVVIAVSALLGLQILDFFSISLASFQVGGGMLLLTSSLSMLNAQPAEAKSTPTELNDAAARSAVGASIAVVPLTIPLLTGPATMSTVVIYADKAKSFLQLLTLVGYGLVIGLVSAFCFALAEPISRFLGKTGINIMTRLMGLILAALSVELMADGLRKLFPVLGHIG, encoded by the coding sequence ATGGACCTGAAACCGCTGGTCACCCTGCTGGCCATCGTCAATCCACTGGCCATCGTGCCGTTTTTCATCCACTACACGCAGGGCTTCGCGCGCGCACAGCGCCAGCGCACGATCTGGGTTTCGTCGTTCAGCGCCTTCGTCGTGATTGCCGTCAGTGCGCTGCTGGGCCTGCAGATTCTGGATTTCTTCAGTATCTCGCTGGCCAGCTTCCAGGTCGGTGGCGGCATGCTGCTGCTGACCTCGTCGCTGAGCATGCTGAACGCGCAGCCGGCCGAGGCCAAATCCACCCCGACCGAGCTGAACGATGCAGCCGCGCGCTCGGCCGTGGGTGCCAGCATTGCCGTGGTGCCACTGACCATTCCGCTCCTGACCGGCCCGGCCACCATGTCCACGGTGGTGATCTATGCCGACAAGGCCAAGAGCTTCCTGCAGCTGCTGACCCTGGTGGGCTACGGCCTGGTGATCGGGCTGGTTTCGGCGTTTTGTTTCGCGCTGGCAGAGCCGATTTCCCGCTTCCTCGGCAAGACCGGCATCAACATCATGACGCGTCTGATGGGGCTGATCCTGGCCGCGCTGTCGGTCGAACTGATGGCTGACGGCCTGCGCAAGCTGTTCCCTGTGCTCGGGCATATTGGATAG
- a CDS encoding ABC-type transport auxiliary lipoprotein family protein, with product MLTLAGCALTEKQVRASVYDFGPGALVAAPEPAAAPALPPLALGDVQTSQALDSLAVLYRLDYADAQQLRPYAHARWSAPPAQLVRQRLSEVLSRDRAVVNASESTVPLVLRVELEEFSQRFTSPAQSSGVIRLRVTLTRILPAGERPVAQRSVVVQRPAPSLDAPGGVQALAAATDAAAQEIAQWLAPLR from the coding sequence TTGCTGACGCTGGCGGGCTGCGCCCTGACCGAAAAACAGGTGCGCGCGAGCGTGTACGACTTTGGCCCCGGCGCGCTCGTGGCGGCGCCCGAGCCCGCCGCGGCCCCGGCCTTGCCACCGCTCGCGCTGGGCGACGTGCAGACCAGCCAGGCGCTCGATAGCCTGGCCGTCCTGTACCGACTCGACTACGCCGATGCGCAGCAACTGCGTCCCTACGCCCATGCGCGCTGGAGCGCGCCCCCCGCGCAACTGGTGCGCCAGCGCCTCAGCGAGGTCCTGAGCCGGGATCGCGCGGTGGTGAATGCCAGCGAGAGCACGGTGCCGCTGGTGCTGCGCGTCGAACTGGAGGAGTTCAGCCAGCGCTTCACGTCGCCGGCGCAAAGCAGCGGCGTGATCCGCCTGCGCGTGACGTTGACCCGGATCCTGCCGGCTGGCGAGCGGCCCGTGGCGCAGCGCAGTGTGGTGGTGCAGCGGCCCGCGCCCAGCCTGGATGCCCCCGGCGGCGTCCAGGCGCTGGCTGCTGCGACCGATGCGGCGGCGCAGGAGATTGCGCAGTGGCTGGCGCCACTGCGCTGA
- a CDS encoding MlaD family protein codes for MENKAHALAAGTFVLLVTALLIALAAWLMRDKQVFRVYEMSTREALSGLQVQAPVRYRGIAVGKVSYIGFDPQVKGNALVRIAVDQSAPITKSTFATLSFQGVTGLAFVQLDDDGQSSQPIPYVEDGGYPRIPLRPSLLSSLSDEGTAMIKEVEEATKRINLLFAPDNQKVLIDAVSQLGQAADSINRLAASVDGTLTQRLNPALAVIPPLADETRKTLQSLQATSSAFGQVALRANEKGGVMDQLADGSQALTQAAATLNGGTLPSVSRAGDDVARTARQVTRTVRGISDNPQSLVFGSGAVQPGPGEAGFTAPGAAK; via the coding sequence ATGGAAAACAAAGCCCATGCACTGGCCGCCGGCACGTTCGTGCTGCTGGTCACCGCACTGCTGATCGCGCTGGCCGCGTGGCTGATGCGCGACAAGCAGGTGTTCCGCGTCTACGAGATGTCCACGCGCGAGGCCCTCAGCGGCCTGCAGGTGCAGGCGCCGGTGCGCTACCGCGGCATTGCCGTGGGCAAGGTCTCGTACATCGGCTTCGATCCGCAGGTCAAGGGCAATGCGCTGGTGCGCATCGCAGTCGACCAGAGTGCGCCCATCACGAAGTCCACCTTTGCCACACTGAGCTTTCAGGGGGTGACCGGACTGGCCTTTGTGCAGCTCGACGACGACGGGCAGTCGAGCCAGCCGATCCCGTATGTCGAGGATGGCGGCTACCCGCGCATTCCGCTCAGGCCCAGCCTGCTGAGCAGCCTGTCGGACGAGGGCACCGCCATGATCAAAGAGGTTGAAGAGGCCACCAAGCGCATCAACCTGCTATTTGCGCCCGACAACCAGAAGGTGCTGATCGATGCCGTCAGCCAGCTCGGGCAGGCGGCCGACAGCATCAACCGGCTCGCCGCCAGCGTGGACGGCACCTTGACGCAGCGGCTTAACCCGGCGCTGGCCGTGATACCACCGCTCGCTGACGAGACGCGCAAAACCCTGCAGTCGCTGCAGGCCACGTCCAGCGCGTTTGGACAGGTTGCCCTGCGTGCCAACGAAAAAGGCGGGGTGATGGACCAGCTCGCCGATGGCAGCCAGGCGCTGACTCAGGCCGCCGCCACGCTGAACGGAGGCACCCTGCCCAGCGTGAGCCGCGCCGGTGACGACGTCGCGCGCACCGCGCGCCAGGTCACCCGCACCGTGCGCGGCATCAGCGATAACCCGCAGTCGCTGGTGTTCGGCAGTGGCGCCGTGCAACCCGGCCCCGGCGAGGCCGGATTTACCGCACCAGGAGCCGCAAAATGA
- a CDS encoding ABC transporter ATP-binding protein, which yields MSTGPTPVPHAPQDDDVIVDVEKLWTVFGPPEHPVVIHQDLDLRVRRGEIVSLVGGSGSGKTTLLRQMLGLETPFRGQVRVLGEPASCMGGQGASSRVGMLFQHGALFSAFSVLDNVAFALRELGNLPDALIRDAALVKLQMAGLAVADAAKMPSDLSGGMVKRVALARALIMDPPLLLLDEPTAGLDPESSDSFCALLGSLHREMGLTVVMVTHDLDTVFELSTRVAVLAEKRVIVNGPVREVVAFDHPFIREFFLGQRGRRAMATLPEPAPAAQPV from the coding sequence ATGAGTACAGGTCCCACGCCCGTTCCCCACGCCCCGCAGGATGACGACGTGATCGTCGACGTGGAGAAACTCTGGACCGTGTTCGGCCCGCCCGAGCACCCCGTGGTCATCCACCAGGATCTGGACCTGCGCGTGCGGCGTGGCGAAATCGTCTCGCTGGTCGGTGGCTCCGGCAGCGGCAAAACCACCTTGCTGCGGCAAATGTTGGGGCTGGAGACGCCGTTCCGCGGCCAGGTCCGCGTGCTCGGCGAACCCGCCTCCTGCATGGGCGGTCAGGGCGCGTCGAGCCGGGTCGGCATGCTGTTCCAGCACGGCGCGTTGTTCTCGGCCTTCAGCGTGCTGGACAACGTGGCGTTTGCGCTGCGCGAGCTGGGGAACCTGCCCGATGCGCTGATCCGCGACGCTGCGCTGGTCAAGCTGCAAATGGCCGGGCTGGCCGTGGCGGACGCCGCCAAGATGCCGAGTGACCTGTCGGGGGGCATGGTCAAGCGCGTGGCGCTGGCGCGCGCGCTCATCATGGATCCGCCGCTGCTGCTGCTGGACGAGCCCACGGCGGGGCTGGACCCGGAGAGCTCCGACAGTTTTTGTGCCCTGCTTGGCTCGCTGCACCGCGAGATGGGCCTGACGGTGGTGATGGTCACGCACGATCTGGACACGGTGTTCGAGCTCAGCACCCGCGTGGCGGTGCTGGCCGAAAAAAGAGTCATCGTGAATGGCCCGGTGCGCGAGGTGGTCGCATTCGACCACCCCTTCATCCGGGAATTTTTCCTGGGCCAGCGCGGGCGCCGCGCGATGGCGACGTTGCCCGAGCCCGCGCCGGCGGCGCAGCCTGTGTAG
- a CDS encoding MlaE family ABC transporter permease — protein MEEPSPRVTQQDTPQGPCAVLAGRWTAAQLTEASAWRQASRDLQALPAAAAPGALLGWNLQSLQQFDHIGAQILWDHWGRQWPTRLDATPDQRAVLERVAQFTTTPPAPLRSTPRQQFLDLGAWVLQGLERGKDLTRLIGQLLLDMLRLLRAPRRGPWRDLSGHLFSMGAAALPITALVGFLIGVVLAYLSAQQLRQFGADAYIVDLLGISLIRELGPVLAAILLAGRSGSAITAQIGVMRVTEELDAMSVMGIAQGFRLVLPRALALAIVMPLISVWTTLAALVGGMLAADVALGVTPAFFIEALPGAVDVANLTLATGKSVVFGVLIALIGCHFGLRVKPNTESLGQGTTASVVASITMVILVDALFAVVFKNVGI, from the coding sequence ATGGAGGAGCCCAGCCCCCGCGTCACGCAACAGGACACGCCCCAAGGGCCGTGTGCCGTGCTGGCCGGTCGCTGGACGGCGGCGCAACTCACGGAGGCGAGCGCATGGCGGCAGGCCTCCCGCGACCTGCAGGCGTTGCCTGCTGCGGCCGCGCCCGGTGCCCTGCTGGGCTGGAACCTGCAATCGCTGCAGCAGTTCGACCACATCGGCGCCCAGATACTGTGGGACCACTGGGGCCGCCAGTGGCCGACCCGGCTCGACGCGACGCCCGACCAGCGCGCCGTGCTCGAGCGCGTGGCGCAGTTCACCACCACACCGCCCGCGCCCCTGCGTTCCACGCCGCGGCAGCAATTCCTCGACCTGGGCGCCTGGGTGTTGCAGGGACTCGAACGCGGCAAGGACCTGACACGGCTGATCGGCCAGCTGCTGCTCGACATGCTGCGGCTGCTGCGCGCGCCGCGCCGCGGGCCCTGGCGCGATCTGTCGGGTCACCTGTTCAGCATGGGCGCGGCCGCGCTGCCCATCACCGCGCTGGTCGGCTTCCTGATCGGCGTGGTGCTGGCCTACCTGAGCGCGCAGCAGCTGCGCCAGTTTGGCGCCGACGCCTATATCGTGGACCTGCTGGGCATCTCGCTGATTCGCGAACTCGGGCCGGTGCTGGCCGCTATCCTGCTTGCCGGGCGTTCGGGCTCGGCCATCACCGCGCAGATCGGCGTGATGCGCGTCACCGAAGAGCTCGATGCGATGAGCGTGATGGGCATTGCGCAGGGCTTTCGGCTGGTGCTGCCGCGCGCCCTGGCGCTGGCCATCGTGATGCCCTTGATCAGCGTGTGGACCACGCTGGCCGCGCTCGTCGGCGGCATGCTGGCGGCCGACGTGGCGCTGGGGGTGACGCCAGCGTTCTTCATCGAGGCTTTGCCCGGGGCCGTGGACGTCGCCAACCTGACATTGGCGACGGGCAAGTCAGTGGTATTTGGCGTGCTGATTGCGCTGATCGGCTGTCACTTCGGGCTGCGGGTCAAACCCAATACCGAGAGCCTGGGCCAAGGCACCACGGCTTCGGTGGTGGCCTCGATCACCATGGTGATCCTGGTGGACGCGCTGTTTGCCGTGGTCTTCAAGAATGTGGGCATATGA
- a CDS encoding trans-sulfuration enzyme family protein translates to MKNNSASHPSCDPASWHDETCVLHGDAGLSTDSALVAPIHYSATFKADDPQAFAEMANVPRHPGFYTRYGNPTHEHVAAILAKLEGTETALLTGSGMAAISTTVLALVSAGDHVIAQSRHYMSTTKLFEEVLVRFGVQVSIVEQTDLAAIEAAIRPNTRLIMLESPVNPTLVLTDLAAVAALARPRGILTVADNTFASPLNQQPHALGIDIVLHSATKYLGGHHDLTAGAVCCSALHAEKIWRMHTTLGAVLSPMDAWLLLRGLRTLPLRVQRINANALALAQWLEAQPQVEQVFYPGLESHPQHALAQRQMTGYGAVIAFAVRGNFEATSRFVASLELATHAVSLGGVDSLIVHTAAMWAGTMNEAQMQAADIAPNFVRMSVGVEHIDDLKADMARALQKL, encoded by the coding sequence ATGAAAAACAACTCCGCCTCCCACCCTTCCTGCGACCCGGCGTCCTGGCACGACGAAACCTGCGTGCTGCACGGCGACGCGGGCCTGTCGACCGATTCGGCGCTGGTCGCGCCCATTCACTATTCGGCCACCTTCAAGGCCGACGACCCGCAGGCCTTCGCCGAGATGGCCAACGTGCCGCGCCATCCAGGCTTCTACACGCGCTACGGCAACCCCACGCACGAGCATGTGGCGGCCATCCTGGCCAAGCTCGAAGGGACCGAGACCGCGCTGCTGACCGGCTCGGGCATGGCGGCGATCAGCACCACGGTGCTGGCGCTGGTGTCGGCCGGCGACCACGTGATCGCGCAAAGCCGGCACTACATGAGCACCACCAAGCTGTTCGAGGAAGTGCTGGTGCGCTTTGGCGTGCAGGTCAGCATCGTCGAGCAAACCGACCTGGCCGCGATCGAGGCGGCGATCCGCCCCAACACCCGGCTCATCATGCTGGAGAGCCCGGTGAACCCGACGCTGGTGCTGACCGATCTGGCCGCGGTGGCGGCGCTGGCCAGGCCGCGCGGCATCCTGACCGTGGCCGACAACACCTTTGCCTCGCCGCTGAACCAGCAGCCGCATGCGCTGGGCATCGACATCGTGCTGCACAGCGCCACCAAGTATCTCGGTGGCCACCACGACCTCACGGCCGGTGCCGTGTGCTGCTCGGCGCTGCACGCCGAGAAAATCTGGCGCATGCACACCACCCTGGGCGCGGTGCTCTCGCCGATGGACGCCTGGCTGCTGCTGCGCGGCCTGCGCACCCTGCCGCTGCGCGTGCAGCGCATCAATGCCAACGCGCTGGCGCTGGCGCAGTGGCTGGAGGCGCAGCCGCAGGTCGAGCAGGTGTTCTATCCGGGGCTGGAAAGCCACCCGCAGCACGCGCTGGCCCAACGCCAGATGACGGGCTACGGCGCGGTGATCGCGTTCGCGGTGCGCGGCAACTTCGAGGCCACCAGCCGGTTCGTCGCCTCGCTCGAGCTCGCGACCCACGCCGTGAGCCTGGGCGGCGTCGATTCGCTGATCGTGCACACCGCCGCCATGTGGGCCGGCACCATGAACGAGGCGCAGATGCAGGCCGCCGATATCGCGCCCAATTTCGTGCGCATGTCGGTTGGGGTCGAGCACATCGATGACCTGAAAGCCGACATGGCGCGGGCGTTGCAAAAGCTCTGA
- a CDS encoding TIR domain-containing protein, producing the protein MYGAPSFKGVENILSVVKASITRLRRSPELLAKRQSQEARRHRENVFIIHGRDEAKWRELKDIVKSAFRLNPVVLMEQPDAGCKTVIEKFEKYAQTCTYAIAVFTPDDEVKSDQEIYLQARPNVIYELGWFCGQLGRGGAMLLLKEGTELFSDFGGIIQKRFRNNVSERLLEIRQDLEAAGVLPPTEA; encoded by the coding sequence ATGTACGGTGCGCCCTCCTTCAAGGGCGTCGAGAACATTCTTTCGGTGGTCAAAGCCTCCATAACCAGACTGCGCCGCTCGCCTGAGCTACTGGCGAAGAGACAGTCACAAGAGGCACGGCGCCATCGAGAGAATGTGTTCATCATCCACGGCCGCGACGAAGCCAAGTGGCGAGAACTGAAGGACATTGTCAAGTCAGCGTTCCGCCTTAACCCGGTTGTTCTCATGGAACAACCGGACGCGGGCTGCAAGACTGTTATTGAGAAGTTTGAAAAATACGCACAAACCTGCACATATGCCATTGCAGTATTCACACCTGACGATGAGGTCAAGTCTGATCAAGAAATCTATCTTCAAGCCCGGCCAAACGTGATATACGAGCTCGGCTGGTTCTGCGGTCAACTTGGTCGCGGTGGGGCAATGCTTCTACTCAAGGAAGGTACGGAGCTTTTCTCCGACTTTGGCGGCATCATCCAGAAGCGCTTCAGAAACAACGTATCCGAACGGCTACTCGAGATCCGCCAAGACCTGGAGGCTGCTGGTGTACTACCGCCCACCGAGGCATAA
- a CDS encoding chloride channel protein, which produces MPRPHLVEPLVMLATVVQWLVLSIVTGAVIGVGCSVFLRILFATEGRVYAVPLWLQMSLLVIGGLANGLLLHFGYRTSRSSLKDSPIVSVNEQHGKMPFRTLWVKPLAALITLGCGGSAGKEGPCSHIGASFAAGIGQLLHLNPELRKRLVACGVSAGFASVFGTPIAGAIYGVEMLAIGRIRHDFLFPGIVAGVTAFQVSKYLGVPYSTYHIAFVSDFTELLFLKTVLIGILCGAAAWVFVELLQVAKRLFGRLRDRYALWPPLVPLLGGVVLALLIMVIPPDYLGLSLPMMERALHGEPMPYLGFLWKALLVAITLGSGFYGGIVTPQFVIGAVLGGAFAHVLGLASALGAAVGLVAVVASASNAPIAAIFMGVELFGADSTLYVAGACVAAYLIIGHRSVYPAQQIAFSKSSWILARADLPVGDEKIRLSYGLLRWWSARRRAASRPKASDNDKLE; this is translated from the coding sequence ATGCCCCGCCCCCACCTCGTCGAACCGCTCGTGATGCTCGCGACGGTGGTGCAATGGCTGGTGCTGTCGATCGTGACCGGCGCCGTGATCGGCGTGGGCTGCAGCGTCTTCCTGCGTATCCTGTTTGCCACCGAGGGGCGTGTGTATGCGGTGCCGCTATGGCTGCAGATGAGCCTGCTGGTGATCGGCGGCCTCGCCAATGGCCTGTTGCTGCACTTTGGCTATCGCACGAGTCGCAGCAGCTTGAAGGATTCGCCGATCGTCTCGGTGAACGAGCAGCACGGCAAGATGCCGTTTCGCACCCTTTGGGTGAAGCCGCTCGCTGCGTTGATCACGCTGGGCTGCGGCGGCTCGGCCGGCAAGGAAGGCCCGTGCTCTCACATCGGCGCCAGCTTTGCGGCCGGCATCGGCCAGCTGCTGCATCTCAATCCGGAGTTGCGCAAGCGTCTGGTCGCGTGTGGCGTCAGCGCCGGTTTTGCCAGCGTGTTCGGCACGCCGATTGCCGGTGCGATCTACGGCGTGGAGATGCTGGCCATCGGCCGCATTCGCCACGACTTCCTGTTTCCCGGCATCGTGGCGGGGGTCACCGCGTTCCAGGTCAGCAAGTATCTGGGCGTGCCGTATTCCACTTACCACATTGCATTCGTCAGCGATTTCACCGAGCTGCTGTTTCTGAAGACGGTGTTGATCGGAATTCTGTGCGGCGCGGCCGCGTGGGTGTTTGTCGAACTGTTGCAGGTGGCCAAGCGCCTGTTCGGGCGCTTGCGCGATCGCTACGCGCTGTGGCCGCCACTGGTGCCGCTGCTGGGCGGCGTGGTGCTGGCGCTGTTGATCATGGTCATCCCCCCGGATTACCTCGGCCTGAGTTTGCCGATGATGGAGCGTGCCCTGCACGGCGAGCCGATGCCGTACCTCGGCTTCCTGTGGAAGGCGCTCCTGGTGGCGATCACGCTGGGGTCGGGCTTTTACGGCGGCATCGTCACGCCGCAGTTTGTGATCGGGGCGGTCCTGGGCGGTGCGTTCGCGCACGTGCTCGGACTGGCGTCGGCGCTGGGTGCGGCCGTGGGCCTGGTGGCCGTCGTGGCATCGGCCTCCAACGCACCGATCGCAGCCATCTTCATGGGCGTGGAACTGTTCGGCGCCGATTCGACCCTGTATGTGGCCGGCGCCTGCGTCGCTGCCTATCTCATCATCGGCCACCGCAGCGTGTACCCGGCGCAGCAGATTGCCTTCAGCAAATCATCGTGGATCCTCGCGCGCGCCGATCTGCCGGTCGGCGACGAAAAAATCCGCCTGTCGTATGGCCTGCTGCGCTGGTGGAGCGCACGCCGGCGTGCTGCATCACGGCCAAAAGCATCGGATAACGACAAACTGGAGTAA